The DNA sequence gtttctttaatagagCTTCGTTGGGTTTCTGTACTTACAATTTCCTAGACTTAAGTTATTTCAAAGATTAGGTTCTTATTCATAAGTTGCCTTAGTATTTGGTCATAGGGTAGAAGCCATGTGTGTTACTCAGATAGTGTGCCTTCGTTTATGTTTGTGGTTTCTTCAGTCAGGAtgattttttctgtttcaggaatCTGGAAAGCCAGGGGCTCATGTAACTGTGAAGAAGCTGTTTGTAGGTGGAATTAAAGAAGATACTGAGGAACATCATCTTAGAGATTACTTTGAGGAATATGGAAAAATTGATACCATTGAGATAATTACCGATAGGCAGTCTGGAAAGAAAAGAGGCTTTGGGTTTGTTACTTTTGATGACCATGATCCTGTGGATAAGATTGTGTGTAAGTGTCCATAAGTGCTAGGGGTGTGGctttttcacattttaagttTTGAGTATGTTAACACCTAAAACTTTGTTAAAGTTTAACTTGTAACTTGGCTAATATTATAGGATGCTGACTTAATGGACTCTGAACTTTTCATTCCAGTGCAGAAATACCATACTATCAATGGTCATAATGCAGAAGTAAGGAAGGCTTTATCTAGACAAGAAATGCAGGAAGTCCAAAGTTCTAGAAGTGGAAGAGGAGGTAACttcaattccatttttttcttaagatttattTGTATAAGTGTTTGTTACTAACCAGGGTATTTATTGTAGGCAACTTCGGTTTTGGAGATTCTCGCGGTGGTGGTGGAAATTTTGGACCAGGACCAGGAAGTAACTTCAGAGGAGGATCTGGTAAGTCCGTCTTCTAAGTTTAGAAGGGTGAATGTGCTTGAAAACTATGAGTGAGTTTTAATTAGAATCTAGGAAGTCcagcctaatttttaaaaagttattcttaAGGTCTAATGTAGGTTCTGTCCTGATGGGATATTCTGATTTGGCTAGGCAAGaggtaacattttaaaagtccTGTAGTTATAGTCAAGGGCAAATAATTGCATAGATCCTTTATGGTTTTCAGTTTCTGGAAAAGTTAAGATAGTGCAGCCATCTTAAATTTATGAGGTATTCCTGAATAGTCGGTGGAAATACTGTAGAGGCTTATATGTGTAGGTTTGaagaggtctgtgtctttgttttttgctttgggcTTTATATGTAGGTTAATCTGAATTAAAGTAGTGGGGTGCCAACAGAAGTACTGCCCCTGTCCATTGTCATTCCTTTTCATAAATGAATATCTTAAGTGGAGGTTTGCCAAGTGCAAGCCCCAAATCAGGCAGTTACCCTGATGATGAAATGGAATCACATACTTTAGTGTATTTTTAACACTAAAATACAGCATAAAATATACAGTAACACCAGTGTACAGCTTAAGGGGAATGGGTTCCTAATAATTCTTATTCATAGATACTAATAGATAACGTGGAGGAAGGGAGGGTAAGGAATTGAGTGGCATGAACCACAGGAAAATAATCTTCTTTTTCCTGCCCATAACAGATGGATATGGAAGTGGTCGTGGATTTGGGGATGGCTATAATGGGTATGGAGGAGGACCTGGAGGTCAGTTTCTTCTACGCGTCTTAAGGTTTAATCACACTGTGTTGTCCGTTTTTGAGTGTATACAtgaaatttttcttaatgttttaccTTTTGTAAAGGGATTAGGTGATAATGGTTCTGTTATTTGGATTTTTATTCTGATTTGCATCTTGTtgtaaattataaaaggaaaaatatggttTGTAGGTGTTTGTACTTTTGCAAAATCAATTGGGTAGATattaaatgagaatttaaaaatgctGTTTAAAGCTGTCCTGTTGTTTTTCAAGCAAGAGAATTGGAGATGTGATATTTTGTATACTGTTTTCCTGAAAAAGTATAGAAAAGTGGTTACGAGCAAGATCAACATGTAAGGGGAATGTATATAAGAGCCCTGTGTTGTCTTAGCTCTTACCAAGATGAGTCCAGGAGGATAATGTTCCAAAAGTCCCTGAAGGAACTTTTCCAAAACATACACAAGTGTGATTCTGTGTCTAGCTAAGGTGGTGAGCCACTGTTAAATTTATCAAGTGGTATGTTTTTGTTGAAGTACAGAAAAGAGTGATACTTGCTGACAAATGTCTTAATAGAAAGGAACAAGACATTTAAAACTGATCTAAATAATAGGCCTTATTTCTGGTTTTGATCTCATTAGGCATGACTTAGGAGTCACATAAATCTCACTATTTCCAATATTGCTTTGAAATCCAAATATTGATTTGGTTTGAGAAAGATGAGTTTTTGTACTTATTGCAAGCAATCTGAGAATACCAGTTTAAGTTTAATTACATGTGCAAGTTTGCTAATTTCTGGTCCTCCCCCCCATTTCTACTCAGGAGAAGGGTGGTGGGCATTTTATTTAAGAGACATGGTAATTCACAAGGAAACATGAGTTGGGAACTTAATCTTTTGGACCAgcaggaagatgtggtacttctACTTTGTTCCATTAGTCTACACATCTTGTCTGCCCCACCCCACCTACAACCttacacaaaacataaatagGATTTCAGGATACCTTCCAGAGAATCCATGATGTGTCTTTAGTTTTAGGGGAGACCTGTGGCATTACAGGTATTTGTTTCTAAAGGTTTTATCCAGTTGTTAGTGGGTAggcactccccacccccaaccgtTTACCAAGGATGGATATTAGAATCTGCCCTTGAGGATTTTAGAGATTTTGTAGAACGAATATCTTACTTAAAAAATACGTGTTTTGGAAAGCTGGAAGTGGGTGTTCAAATGGCattgaaaatattaagtaattaCTTAAAGGCTTATTTTATAATAGGTGGCAATTTTGGAGGTAGCCCTGGttatggaggaggaagaggaggatatGGTGGTGGAGGACCTGGATATGGCAACCAGGGTGGGGGCTACGGAGGTGGTTATG is a window from the Orcinus orca chromosome 9, mOrcOrc1.1, whole genome shotgun sequence genome containing:
- the HNRNPA2B1 gene encoding heterogeneous nuclear ribonucleoproteins A2/B1 isoform X4, with the translated sequence MEREKEQFRKLFIGGLSFETTEESLRNYYEQWGKLTDCVVMRDPASKRSRGFGFVTFSSMAEVDAAMAARPHSIDGRVVEPKRAVAREESGKPGAHVTVKKLFVGGIKEDTEEHHLRDYFEEYGKIDTIEIITDRQSGKKRGFGFVTFDDHDPVDKIVLQKYHTINGHNAEVRKALSRQEMQEVQSSRSGRGGNFGFGDSRGGGGNFGPGPGSNFRGGSDGYGSGRGFGDGYNGYGGGPGGGNFGGSPGYGGGRGGYGGGGPGYGNQGGGYGGGYDNYGGGNYGSGNYNDFGNYNQQPSNYGPMKSGNFGGSRNMGGPYGGGNYGPGGSGGSGGYGGRSRY
- the HNRNPA2B1 gene encoding heterogeneous nuclear ribonucleoproteins A2/B1 isoform X3 is translated as MEKTLETVPLERKKREKEQFRKLFIGGLSFETTEESLRNYYEQWGKLTDCVVMRDPASKRSRGFGFVTFSSMAEVDAAMAARPHSIDGRVVEPKRAVAREESGKPGAHVTVKKLFVGGIKEDTEEHHLRDYFEEYGKIDTIEIITDRQSGKKRGFGFVTFDDHDPVDKIVLQKYHTINGHNAEVRKALSRQEMQEVQSSRSGRGGNFGFGDSRGGGGNFGPGPGSNFRGGSDGYGSGRGFGDGYNGYGGGPGGGNFGGSPGYGGGRGGYGGGGPGYGNQGGGYGGGYDNYGGGNYGSGNYNDFGNYNQQPSNYGPMKSGNFGGSRNMGGPYGGGNYGPGGSGGSGGYGGRSRY